The Triticum aestivum cultivar Chinese Spring chromosome 3A, IWGSC CS RefSeq v2.1, whole genome shotgun sequence genome includes a region encoding these proteins:
- the LOC123062444 gene encoding probable serine/threonine-protein kinase PBL1, with protein MMGCFTGLRSKKKKSPLVASKKHGDARDTSLRLPEPEAHVPSLQSAPPSFRNRAKICQSANKVSYSRARVLSAPSSLILVDQDGLPYAEFDDQDDPRGKGGAIKAHRFSNPLPLPLPSPEGSSLRNFGSFKAINASGPLEVSGPLPLPPKRSDGLKNFSYDEISTACQWFSSDQCVSETQTLTSYKASFRDDFVEPKKMDAIVARLLPSNQSFKEFKAQVNTLASLQHPNLCKLIGYHARDESNERMLVYERLHHGSLDRLLFGRPEGRLMDWSTRLKVALGAAKGLAFLHDEGPFQAMYDDFSTSNIQIEKDFTAKLSGYGCVGFNSEEERSKASVTATNLSEETLEKGVLTPKSNVWSFGVVLLELITGRKNLDVRSTKEERNIVKWGRPFLTDDSRLSLIMDPRIKGRFPPKAARTVADIILKCLHRDPSERPTMRAVVESLASVQDIKVPCRYPLQVPSAAPRKVMLKSTSLNGIVPQHPVMTFSPSPPSRNQHLVSPRSSTSALLPPRNCSSTITLDYPRVSSVKKSPPNIMRRPGVEGF; from the exons ATGATGGGCTGCTTCACTGGCCTGaggtccaagaagaagaagagcccTCTTGTCGCAAGCAAGAAGCATGGCGATGCAAGGGACACATCCCTGAGGCTCCCGGAGCCGGAAGCTCATGTGCCATCTCTGCAGTCGGCGCCTCCTAGTTTCAGGAACAGGGCAAAGATCTGCCAATCGGCCAATAAAGTCTCTTACAGCAGGGCACGTGTGCTGTCTGCTCCCTCCAGCCTGATCCTGGTTGATCAGGATGGCCTTCCGTATGCCGAATTCGATGATCAGGATGACCCTAGGGGCAAGGGAGGAGCTATTAAGGCGCATCGGTTTTCAAATCCGCTGCCCCTTCCTCTTCCCTCACCAGAAGGCAGTTCTTTGAGGAACTTTGGTAGCTTCAAGGCTATCAATGCAAGTGGGCCACTTGAGGTTTCAGGTCCTCTCCCACTGCCTCCGAAGAGGTCCGATGGGCTTAAGAACTTCTCGTATGATGAGATTTCCACTGCTTGCCAGTGGTTTTCTAGTGATCAGTGTGTCTCGGAAACTCAGACTTTGACGTCATATAAGGCATCGTTCAGGGATGATTTTGTTGAACCAAAGAAGATGGACGCAATAGTTGCCCGATTACTCCCGTCCAACCAG AGTTTCAAAGAATTTAAGGCACAAGTAAATACGTTGGCATCACTTCAACATCCCAATTTATGTAAACTCATCGGCTATCATGCAAGAGATGAATCTAATGAAAGGATGTTGGTTTATGAGCGGCTCCATCATGGCAGTTTAGACAGGTTACTCTTTGGAAGACCGGAAGGTCGTTTGATGGACTGGTCTACACGTTTGAAGGTTGCCCTTGGTGCTGCTAAAGGTCTAGCTTTCCTACACGATGAAGGACCCTTTCAG GCAATGTATGATGACTTCTCAACCTCAAACATCCAAATAGAGAAAGATTTCACGGCAAAGCTGTCGGGATATGGTTGTGTTGGCTTCAATTCTGAGGAGGAAAGATCTAAGGCATCTGTG ACTGCTACAAACCTCTCAGAGGAAACCTTGGAGAAAGGGGTACTGACTCCCAAGAGCAACGTATGGAGCTTTGGAGTCGTCTTGCTCGAGCTAATAACAGGAAGGAAGAACCTTGATGTACGTTCCACCAAAGAAGAACGCAATATTGTCAAGTGGGGCAGGCCTTTCCTCACGGACGATAGTCGCCTATCCCTCATCATGGATCCCCGTATAAAAGGACGCTTTCCTCCCAAGGCTGCTAGGACTGTGGCAGACATCATCCTGAAGTGCCTTCATAGGGATCCATCCGAAAGGCCTACGATGAGGGCCGTCGTGGAGTCTCTAGCAAGCGTCCAGGACATAAAGGTCCCCTGCCGGTATCCTCTTCAAGTACCGTCCGCCGCACCGAGGAAAGTGATGCTAAAATCCACGAGTCTCAACGGCATTGTTCCTCAGCATCCTGTCATGACCTTCTCGCCGTCGCCTCCTTCGCGCAACCAGCACCTGGTGTCACCGAGATCATCGACGTCTGCGCTGCTTCCCCCAAGGAACTGCTCTTCCACCATCACCCTGGACTACCCCAGGGTAAGCTCGGTCAAGAAATCGCCCCCCAACATCATGCGGAGACCTGGCGTCGAGGGTTTTTGA